The proteins below come from a single Haliaeetus albicilla chromosome 22, bHalAlb1.1, whole genome shotgun sequence genomic window:
- the LOC138690477 gene encoding noggin-2-like, translating into MTAIRALLLCSCLGLLRPGGGQPFLRLRPSPSDNLPVKDIVEHPDPEYDPKEQDLDERTLRKKLGSHFDPGFMAVAVPGPANASGAEAAAGRGRAALPAELRRLELGPPQGPRLKVGKKARRKVLQWLWAYTYCPVLYTWKDLGVRFWPRYIKEGNCFAEKSCSLPEGMFCKPVKSVTKTFLRWHCQGWSSQKYCTWIPVQYPLISECKCSC; encoded by the coding sequence ATGACGGCGATCCGGGcgctcctgctctgctcctgcctggggctgctgcgACCGGGGGGCGGGCAGCCCTTCCTGCGGCTGCGACCCTCGCCCAGCGACAACCTGCCCGTCAAAGACATCGTGGAGCACCCGGATCCCGAGTACGACCCCAAGGAGCAGGACCTGGACGAGAGGACTCTGAGGAAGAAGCTGGGCAGCCATTTCGACCCCGGTTTCATGGCCGTGGCCGTGCCGGGGCCGGCCAACGCCTCGGGcgccgaggcggcggcggggcgggggcgggcggcgctgccggccgagctgcgGCGGCTGGAGCTGGGTCCGCCCCAGGGACCGCGCCTCAAGGTGGGCAAGAAGGCGCGGCGGAAGGTGCTGCAGTGGCTCTGGGCGTACACCTACTGCCCCGTCCTCTACACCTGGAAGGACCTGGGCGTCCGCTTCTGGCCCCGCTACATCAAGGAGGGCAACTGCTTCGCCGAGAAGTCCTGCTCGCTGCCCGAGGGCATGTTCTGCAAGCCCGTCAAGTCGGTCACCAAGACCTTCCTGCGCTGGCACTGCCAGGGCTGGTCCAGCCAGAAGTACTGCACCTGGATCCCCGTGCAGTACCCGCTCATCTCCGAGTGCAAGTGCTCCTGCTAG